The proteins below are encoded in one region of Campylobacter concisus:
- a CDS encoding menaquinone biosynthesis family protein yields MHNLKTINVAHSPDADDIFMYAAVKFGWVGSKNLAFTSKVLDIETLNEEALKGTYEATAISFALYPKICDEFALLRCAVSFGNGYGPKLIKLKDKQLKRNFKVALSGKNTTNALLFRIAYPEARIVYKNFLEIENAVLSGEVDAGVLIHESILNFSDKLCVEREIWDIWSELNGENLPLPLGGMALRRSLPITDAIECERVLSEAVRIATSHKPFLSHMLMERNLIRVGKDELKAYLNLYANDESISMNETQLKALNKLYQIGYEKGFFEKPIDVNDYLIPTEYNEVRFS; encoded by the coding sequence TTGCACAATCTAAAAACCATAAACGTCGCTCACTCGCCAGACGCTGACGATATTTTCATGTATGCTGCGGTCAAATTTGGCTGGGTTGGTAGTAAAAATTTAGCCTTCACATCAAAGGTGCTTGATATAGAAACGCTAAACGAAGAGGCGCTAAAAGGCACTTATGAGGCAACGGCGATCAGCTTTGCACTCTATCCAAAAATTTGCGATGAATTTGCACTTTTACGCTGCGCGGTGAGCTTTGGCAATGGATATGGCCCAAAGCTTATCAAGCTAAAAGATAAGCAGCTAAAGCGAAATTTCAAGGTCGCGCTATCTGGCAAAAACACGACAAATGCCCTGCTCTTTCGCATAGCCTACCCAGAGGCAAGGATCGTTTATAAAAATTTCCTTGAGATCGAAAATGCCGTGCTTAGCGGCGAGGTCGATGCTGGGGTGCTCATACATGAAAGTATCTTAAATTTCTCAGACAAGCTCTGCGTCGAGCGTGAAATTTGGGACATTTGGAGCGAGCTAAACGGCGAAAATTTACCGCTTCCACTTGGCGGCATGGCGCTTAGACGAAGTCTACCGATAACTGATGCAATCGAGTGCGAGAGAGTGCTTAGCGAGGCCGTTAGGATCGCCACTTCGCACAAGCCATTTTTATCTCACATGCTAATGGAGCGAAACCTCATCAGAGTTGGCAAAGATGAGCTTAAAGCATATCTAAATTTATACGCAAATGACGAGTCAATAAGCATGAACGAAACTCAGTTAAAAGCGCTAAATAAGCTCTATCAAATAGGCTACGAAAAAGGCTTTTTTGAAAAGCCAATCGACGTAAACGACTACCTTATACCTACTGAGTACAACGAAGTAAGGTTTAGCTGA
- the fliQ gene encoding flagellar biosynthesis protein FliQ yields MMQSTLVSLGVETFKIALYISLPMLLSGLIAGLIISIFQATTQINETTLSFVPKILLVVVVIIFLMPWMISMMVEFTTRMFEFIPEFIQ; encoded by the coding sequence CTGATGCAAAGTACGCTTGTCTCGCTTGGAGTTGAAACTTTTAAGATCGCCCTTTATATAAGCCTTCCGATGCTGCTAAGCGGCCTAATCGCAGGTCTTATCATCTCCATCTTTCAAGCGACCACGCAGATAAACGAAACTACGCTAAGCTTCGTGCCAAAAATTTTGCTAGTTGTCGTTGTCATCATATTTTTGATGCCTTGGATGATCTCGATGATGGTTGAATTTACTACTCGCATGTTTGAGTTTATACCGGAATTTATCCAGTGA
- a CDS encoding molybdopterin dinucleotide binding domain-containing protein translates to MQRREFLKRSAVLSTLTTSAMLADEDKDDYKPQANSLEPEFRVKDGKISLSDGHSVIFSMCHGCTTKCGIRLHVDDKNDRVLRCSGNPYHPLSNVHWANFDTSINDALLTTTLSGEDEKRATVCARGAILPEMIDSPARILTPLKRVGKRGEGKWKSISFEQLVEEVVEGGDLFGEGHVDGLRAIYSDELIDSENPEYGTKRNQFLSFYLYDGRSDIVDRFVKKSFGTINHYSHGGICGGGFRVGGKIAHNAKGFAHTKPDYENSKFVIYWGTSPSNGGNPFQKQAKMLSYARGTRDDFSYAVVDPSVTNAVKYASSDKGRWIAIKPGTDSALAMAMIRWIIENEKYATNYLIQPNLDQAKLAGEIHWCNATHLVITEKDHKDYGKFALINNEWQVCSQDGKIQSHKVNEPAKLYYKGKILIDGKKVEVKSSMQLLKESAYKHSLEEYSKICGVSVEDIVWLCENFTKNGRQVSTNVHGGMMHTQAGMTTFAILCLNTLMGTYGYKGGNVNASAGTHEFLKGRYDLEGFEGAYKPNGLNLSRSGKYYETSSEYKRKVAAGGSGYPSTQPWYPISMPLVNETLTSHKAGYPYKVKVFINYMTNVLYGQAGLERAVLDVLKDSKNLPLFVGIDAFMNETNAYADYIVPDGVNLENWALPNSLWGTIAKTSVVRYPAVSSKQAKDKNGGAIDVEAFYIAVAKRLGLKGFGKNAFKDKDGNFMDLDVKEQYYAAALANLAFDGEGVKDISDEDKKLSKISRVMIKLDPYLKDEEKPKVAHILAKGGRYDSYESAYKGDKATIKVPAPTPASIYYEPLGGHRHSITGEYMPGVPSLMLPVASDGTPLEKFFPRSEWKYTVSSRKSNIQHFYTFVSPRLRAVHPSNFIRIAPDVASEQGIRSGDKVKVTTPYGAQVGEAFVTDGVASGVISIEHGFGHDEFGIRTHIVDGKPAFGIANLEKGVNHNKLGLLDPKRNGEFSLNDWLVGTCARQALPAKIRKIS, encoded by the coding sequence ATGCAAAGAAGAGAATTTTTAAAAAGATCAGCCGTGCTCTCAACACTAACCACGAGTGCTATGCTGGCAGATGAAGATAAGGACGACTATAAACCGCAGGCAAACTCACTAGAGCCTGAATTTCGAGTAAAGGACGGCAAAATTTCACTTAGTGATGGACATAGTGTTATTTTTTCGATGTGCCATGGCTGTACGACGAAGTGTGGCATAAGACTTCACGTAGACGACAAAAACGACCGCGTTTTAAGATGTAGTGGCAACCCATACCACCCACTCTCAAACGTACACTGGGCAAATTTTGACACATCGATAAATGACGCACTTCTTACCACAACACTAAGTGGCGAAGACGAAAAGCGAGCCACAGTTTGTGCTAGAGGAGCGATATTGCCTGAGATGATAGACTCACCTGCAAGGATACTAACGCCATTAAAAAGAGTTGGTAAAAGGGGTGAGGGAAAGTGGAAGAGCATAAGCTTTGAACAGCTAGTAGAAGAGGTCGTAGAGGGCGGAGATCTCTTTGGTGAGGGGCACGTAGATGGGCTAAGAGCAATATATAGCGACGAGCTAATAGACAGTGAAAACCCAGAGTACGGCACTAAGCGCAATCAATTTTTAAGTTTTTATCTATATGACGGACGCTCTGACATCGTTGATCGCTTTGTCAAAAAGTCATTTGGCACTATAAATCACTACTCGCACGGCGGAATTTGTGGTGGTGGCTTTAGGGTCGGCGGCAAGATCGCGCACAATGCAAAGGGTTTTGCACATACAAAACCAGACTATGAAAACTCTAAATTTGTTATCTACTGGGGCACTTCGCCCTCAAATGGTGGCAACCCTTTCCAAAAACAGGCAAAAATGCTCTCTTACGCAAGAGGCACGAGAGATGACTTTAGCTACGCAGTGGTCGACCCAAGCGTTACAAACGCTGTAAAATACGCCTCTTCAGATAAAGGCCGCTGGATAGCGATAAAGCCAGGCACCGACTCAGCTCTAGCCATGGCTATGATACGCTGGATCATAGAAAATGAAAAATACGCAACGAACTACCTTATCCAGCCAAATTTAGACCAGGCAAAGCTAGCAGGCGAGATACACTGGTGTAATGCCACGCATCTAGTCATCACCGAAAAAGACCACAAAGACTATGGCAAATTTGCACTTATCAACAATGAATGGCAGGTCTGCTCGCAAGATGGCAAGATACAAAGCCACAAGGTAAATGAACCAGCCAAGCTCTACTACAAAGGTAAAATTTTAATAGACGGCAAAAAAGTCGAGGTAAAAAGCTCAATGCAGCTTTTAAAAGAGTCAGCTTATAAGCATAGCTTAGAGGAGTACTCAAAAATTTGTGGCGTGAGCGTTGAAGATATCGTCTGGCTTTGCGAAAATTTCACCAAAAACGGCAGACAGGTGAGCACAAACGTGCATGGCGGTATGATGCATACGCAAGCTGGTATGACTACTTTTGCGATACTTTGTCTAAACACACTCATGGGCACTTATGGCTACAAAGGCGGCAACGTCAATGCAAGTGCCGGCACACACGAGTTTTTAAAGGGCAGATATGACCTTGAGGGCTTTGAGGGCGCTTATAAACCAAATGGTCTAAATTTATCAAGATCAGGCAAATACTACGAAACAAGCTCTGAGTATAAGCGCAAAGTAGCAGCTGGCGGCAGCGGCTATCCATCAACTCAGCCATGGTATCCTATCTCTATGCCACTTGTAAACGAAACGCTTACGAGTCATAAGGCTGGCTATCCATATAAAGTGAAAGTTTTCATAAACTACATGACAAACGTACTTTACGGCCAAGCAGGACTTGAAAGAGCGGTTTTAGACGTACTAAAAGATAGTAAAAATTTACCACTTTTTGTGGGGATAGACGCCTTTATGAACGAGACAAACGCCTATGCTGACTACATCGTGCCAGATGGGGTAAATTTAGAAAACTGGGCACTTCCAAACTCTCTTTGGGGAACGATAGCCAAAACCTCAGTCGTGCGCTATCCGGCTGTTAGCTCAAAGCAGGCAAAGGATAAAAACGGCGGCGCGATCGACGTTGAGGCATTTTATATAGCCGTAGCAAAGAGGCTTGGACTAAAAGGCTTTGGCAAAAATGCCTTCAAAGACAAAGATGGAAATTTCATGGACCTTGACGTAAAAGAGCAGTATTACGCGGCTGCACTAGCAAATTTGGCCTTTGACGGCGAGGGTGTGAAAGATATAAGCGACGAGGACAAAAAGCTTAGTAAGATATCAAGAGTGATGATAAAACTCGATCCTTATCTAAAAGACGAAGAGAAGCCAAAAGTAGCGCACATACTAGCAAAAGGTGGCAGATACGATAGCTACGAGAGCGCATATAAGGGTGATAAAGCAACCATAAAAGTGCCAGCGCCTACGCCAGCTTCTATCTACTATGAACCACTTGGTGGGCATAGACACTCAATAACAGGCGAATATATGCCAGGAGTGCCAAGTCTGATGCTACCAGTAGCAAGTGATGGCACACCGCTCGAGAAATTTTTCCCACGCTCTGAGTGGAAATACACAGTAAGCTCAAGAAAGTCAAATATCCAACACTTCTACACCTTTGTTAGCCCAAGGCTAAGAGCTGTTCATCCTAGCAACTTCATAAGGATAGCACCAGATGTTGCAAGTGAGCAGGGCATTCGCTCAGGCGATAAGGTCAAAGTGACTACTCCTTATGGTGCGCAAGTTGGTGAGGCGTTTGTGACGGATGGCGTTGCTAGCGGGGTTATTAGTATCGAGCATGGATTTGGTCATGATGAGTTTGGTATAAGAACGCACATCGTCGATGGAAAGCCAGCTTTTGGGATCGCAAATTTAGAAAAAGGGGTCAATCATAATAAGCTTGGACTTCTTGATCCAAAAAGAAATGGCGAATTTAGTTTAAATGACTGGTTGGTTGGCACTTGCGCTAGACAAGCACTTCCTGCAAAGATAAGGAAAATCAGCTAG
- a CDS encoding septum formation initiator yields MSEILDEYGSTDGIFHKIVKYIRPTLRYVIATICVAMFAFYVGNMMFGKRSLDVMLSLQSKKDRLSEDVEILKKMNARLQKDYFELQGLEPDFNKK; encoded by the coding sequence TTGAGCGAAATTTTAGACGAATATGGCAGCACCGATGGCATATTTCATAAAATTGTAAAATATATTAGACCAACATTACGATATGTCATAGCCACAATTTGTGTGGCTATGTTTGCCTTTTATGTAGGTAACATGATGTTTGGCAAACGCTCACTTGATGTTATGCTAAGTCTTCAGAGTAAAAAAGATAGACTTAGCGAGGACGTGGAAATTTTAAAAAAAATGAACGCGCGCCTGCAAAAAGATTATTTTGAATTACAAGGCCTTGAGCCAGACTTTAATAAAAAGTAG
- a CDS encoding AMIN domain-containing protein has translation MKKIWLVLSIFAASVFARENPFMPISELNTSVMTTNIIEKFDRFDSLSFKFPSDAALLLDVTIRYRANDGTIKEKRLADINKTIDYSDEFALNKVKNPEPVVAKKLDVSVTMANMPSQKVSTPVIIEKNETKISNKDRNKTSDMPTPSVVVIDLSTDKAKETNIKPEQKVVEIKIEPTTKPVDSVKNGKDVKFLGFISFLANDKELKIATKAKNLKHFTYEKNKIVLDFARSPRSFKTKSLKLENEYFKNVIIGWHDRYFRVVLELDKMHKYKIEAAENGYLLKLL, from the coding sequence ATGAAAAAAATTTGGTTAGTTTTATCTATATTTGCAGCAAGCGTCTTTGCTAGAGAGAACCCATTTATGCCTATTAGCGAGCTAAATACAAGCGTTATGACAACAAATATCATAGAAAAATTTGATAGATTTGATTCTCTTTCGTTTAAATTTCCAAGCGATGCGGCACTTTTACTAGATGTCACTATAAGATATAGAGCAAATGACGGTACTATAAAGGAAAAAAGGCTAGCCGATATAAATAAAACTATCGATTACAGCGATGAATTTGCTTTAAATAAGGTAAAAAATCCAGAACCAGTCGTGGCAAAAAAGCTAGATGTTTCAGTCACAATGGCAAATATGCCTAGCCAAAAAGTAAGCACTCCCGTGATAATAGAAAAAAATGAAACTAAAATTTCAAATAAAGATAGAAACAAAACTTCAGATATGCCAACTCCAAGTGTTGTAGTGATCGATCTTAGCACAGACAAAGCAAAAGAAACTAACATAAAACCTGAACAAAAGGTGGTCGAGATAAAGATTGAGCCCACTACAAAGCCAGTTGATAGTGTCAAAAATGGAAAAGATGTTAAATTTCTAGGTTTTATAAGCTTTCTAGCCAACGACAAAGAGCTAAAAATCGCTACAAAAGCTAAAAATTTAAAGCATTTTACTTATGAGAAAAATAAGATCGTTCTTGACTTTGCAAGGTCGCCAAGAAGCTTTAAAACTAAGAGCTTAAAACTCGAAAATGAATATTTTAAAAATGTAATCATAGGCTGGCATGATAGATATTTCAGAGTGGTTTTAGAGCTTGATAAGATGCATAAATATAAGATTGAAGCCGCTGAAAATGGATATTTGCTTAAGCTTTTATAG
- a CDS encoding chemotaxis protein, which yields MKFIKILMFLSLLLTTCTAANYAKAFEKVGILEDGVYRFSQNGLGVKKDLLVKVISVQNADSSRKKIISMLNISKNSKITDFKTSDAGVIVWPFYEFEGKFITTIIVENIKKEDSDQKLIKMLELKHPFYSTLQARRKGAKDAIDVKYVLNFKEAKLVKSFQNRP from the coding sequence ATGAAATTTATAAAAATTTTAATGTTTCTGTCACTTTTGCTGACTACTTGCACCGCTGCAAACTACGCTAAGGCCTTTGAAAAGGTTGGCATCCTTGAAGACGGAGTTTATCGCTTTAGTCAAAATGGCCTCGGCGTTAAAAAAGATCTGCTTGTAAAGGTGATCTCGGTTCAAAACGCGGACAGCTCGCGCAAAAAGATCATCTCCATGCTAAATATCTCTAAAAATTCTAAAATTACGGACTTTAAAACAAGCGATGCAGGCGTGATAGTCTGGCCATTTTACGAGTTTGAAGGCAAATTTATAACGACAATAATCGTTGAAAATATAAAAAAAGAAGATAGCGATCAAAAACTGATTAAGATGCTTGAACTTAAGCATCCATTTTACTCAACGCTCCAAGCTCGAAGAAAAGGTGCCAAAGACGCCATAGACGTGAAATACGTGCTAAATTTCAAAGAGGCAAAGCTGGTAAAATCGTTTCAAAACCGCCCTTAA
- a CDS encoding addiction module antitoxin: protein MSEFLSEVFTLSLLFIAIGFYAIYRAKKAQSEHEKNMASYDKNLLNFAKILGVKDHIDLVKFDEILAQALKEKLIFKFNKSTSQEEFISFIKDENFKTKPQILQNSIDEAFLNLCASSLVEPLKLAILKNEDQIYGFLFEKEQLFALIDSAALLGENIIICE, encoded by the coding sequence ATGAGTGAGTTTTTGAGCGAAGTTTTTACCCTTTCACTTTTGTTTATAGCTATCGGTTTTTACGCCATTTATAGGGCTAAAAAGGCACAAAGCGAGCATGAGAAAAATATGGCTAGTTATGATAAAAACTTGCTAAATTTTGCCAAAATTTTGGGTGTAAAAGATCACATCGACCTAGTTAAATTTGATGAAATTTTGGCCCAGGCCTTAAAAGAAAAACTAATTTTTAAATTTAATAAATCTACCTCGCAAGAGGAGTTTATCTCTTTTATAAAAGATGAAAATTTCAAAACCAAACCCCAAATTTTGCAAAACAGTATCGATGAAGCTTTTTTAAACCTTTGCGCAAGCTCACTTGTAGAGCCGCTTAAGCTAGCGATACTAAAAAACGAAGATCAAATTTATGGATTTTTGTTTGAAAAAGAGCAGCTTTTTGCTCTTATTGATAGCGCTGCACTGCTTGGCGAAAATATTATAATTTGCGAGTAA
- a CDS encoding UDP-N-acetylmuramate dehydrogenase, with translation MTRLIDFSKFTSVRIGGMHEIFEVNSLEDLNSAEFLGAVMIGGGNNLLISPNPPKMAILGKSFDYINLERLGDKIHLEIGAATKSAKIYNFAKQNNIASLEFLKNIPGTLGGLIKMNAGLLKFSISDNLTHVRLARGWVSKDEISFSYRHSGIDEAILGAKFELCNGFDTSISETISAKRANQPKGASFGSCFVNPEGHFAGAMLEAVGLKGYAIGGAKFSEEHANFLINFNHASFEDATSLINLARARVLDKFGVELKTEVCIL, from the coding sequence GTGACAAGGCTCATTGACTTTTCTAAATTTACTTCAGTTAGAATCGGTGGCATGCATGAAATTTTCGAGGTAAATAGCCTTGAAGATTTAAATTCAGCCGAGTTTTTAGGCGCTGTGATGATAGGCGGAGGCAATAACCTTCTTATCTCGCCAAATCCTCCAAAAATGGCAATACTTGGCAAGAGTTTTGACTATATAAATTTAGAACGCTTAGGCGATAAAATCCATCTTGAGATAGGCGCTGCGACAAAATCTGCCAAAATTTACAACTTCGCTAAACAAAATAACATAGCTAGCCTCGAGTTTTTAAAAAATATCCCTGGCACGCTTGGCGGACTTATAAAAATGAACGCCGGGCTGCTTAAATTTAGCATAAGCGATAATCTCACGCATGTGCGTCTGGCTCGTGGCTGGGTTAGCAAAGACGAGATAAGCTTTAGCTACCGTCACAGCGGCATAGACGAGGCTATTTTGGGGGCTAAATTTGAGCTTTGTAATGGCTTTGATACGAGCATTTCTGAGACCATAAGTGCAAAAAGGGCAAACCAGCCAAAAGGGGCTAGTTTTGGCAGCTGCTTTGTAAATCCAGAGGGCCACTTTGCAGGGGCAATGCTAGAGGCAGTTGGACTAAAAGGATACGCTATCGGCGGAGCGAAATTTAGCGAAGAGCACGCAAATTTTTTGATAAATTTTAACCACGCAAGCTTTGAAGACGCCACTAGCCTTATAAATTTGGCTAGAGCTAGAGTTTTAGATAAATTTGGCGTAGAGCTTAAGACTGAAGTTTGCATTTTATAA
- the eno gene encoding phosphopyruvate hydratase produces the protein MVFIEDVEAHEVLDSRGNPTVRATVRLSDGTEASAIVPSGASTGKREALELRDKDERYAGKGVLKAVSNVNEKIAEAIIGLDAYNQRAVDDEMLELDGTHNYSNLGANAVLGVSMAVARAAAKSLNVPLYRYLGGANASILPVPMFNIINGGAHANNSVDFQEFMIMPFGFSTFSEALRAATEIYHKLKSILNAAGHSTAVGDEGGFAPNLKDNEEPLKLISQAVKEAGYELGNQIKLALDVASSELYKDGKYELEGKKFSSDELISYYEKLCEKYPIFSIEDGLSEDDWSGWAELTKRLGSKVQLVGDDLFVTNEKILREGIEKNIANAILIKPNQIGSVTQTMQTVRLAQRNGYRCIISHRSGESEDAFIADFAVALNTGEIKTGATSRSERNAKYNRLLEIELEAGEFLGDNI, from the coding sequence ATGGTATTTATTGAAGATGTAGAAGCTCACGAGGTTTTAGACAGCAGAGGCAACCCAACAGTTCGTGCGACAGTTAGACTAAGTGATGGAACCGAGGCGAGTGCGATCGTACCAAGTGGCGCAAGCACTGGCAAGCGTGAGGCGCTTGAGCTTCGTGACAAAGACGAGAGATACGCTGGCAAGGGCGTTTTAAAAGCTGTTTCAAACGTAAATGAAAAGATCGCTGAGGCGATAATCGGCCTTGATGCTTACAACCAAAGAGCAGTTGATGATGAGATGCTTGAGCTTGATGGCACGCACAACTACTCAAATTTAGGCGCAAACGCAGTCCTTGGCGTATCTATGGCGGTAGCTCGCGCAGCTGCAAAGAGCCTAAATGTCCCGCTTTATCGCTACCTTGGCGGTGCAAATGCTAGCATCTTACCAGTGCCGATGTTTAACATAATAAATGGCGGCGCACACGCAAATAACAGCGTTGATTTTCAAGAATTTATGATAATGCCATTTGGTTTTAGCACATTTAGCGAGGCGCTAAGAGCTGCAACTGAAATTTATCACAAGCTAAAATCTATCCTAAACGCAGCTGGACACAGCACGGCTGTCGGCGATGAGGGTGGCTTTGCTCCAAATTTAAAAGATAACGAAGAGCCGCTAAAGCTCATCTCACAAGCTGTAAAAGAGGCTGGATATGAGCTAGGCAACCAGATAAAACTAGCACTTGACGTCGCTTCAAGCGAGCTTTATAAAGACGGCAAATACGAGCTTGAGGGCAAGAAATTTAGCAGCGACGAGCTTATTAGCTACTATGAAAAACTTTGCGAAAAATATCCGATATTTTCTATCGAAGATGGCCTTAGCGAGGACGACTGGAGCGGCTGGGCTGAGCTTACAAAAAGGCTTGGTAGCAAGGTGCAGCTAGTTGGCGATGATCTTTTTGTCACAAATGAGAAAATTTTACGCGAAGGCATTGAGAAAAATATCGCAAATGCGATCCTCATCAAGCCAAATCAAATAGGCTCAGTCACGCAAACTATGCAAACTGTCCGCCTTGCTCAAAGAAATGGATATCGCTGCATAATAAGTCATAGAAGCGGCGAGAGCGAAGATGCGTTCATCGCTGACTTCGCAGTTGCTCTAAACACTGGCGAGATAAAGACAGGTGCAACTTCAAGAAGCGAGCGTAATGCAAAATACAACCGCTTACTTGAGATCGAGCTTGAGGCTGGAGAGTTTTTGGGGGATAATATTTGA
- a CDS encoding tyrosine-type recombinase/integrase, with protein sequence MKYQLDCKDNFENSFIFWLTRYVKFKLSSLSNKELRDPKTLESVNYALSREVKNIDQLDGLVKSARNAGLTGINTYFNPLKKIYETMKFYELSSLKQIDEELLSEILASTTGGLSDASKKNYRISVINFFAFLDKQNEEDGKAHVFDINLKNWGGVSGNKGQKLPEFMGEDEVKKFLDAIEESDFKQNSNRNKLIIKTIIFTGIRVSEALNLKRKDITEDGDLFIIRIRGKGNKYRIVMIKRHLIEAHLNAIAINYINKEGYLFINKKGTRLTQAYVSRIVEQILFKAGIRKEKNGAHMLRHTFATMLYKKQKDLVLVQEALGHASLNTSRIYTHFDSDKLKLAAKVAEDLAN encoded by the coding sequence TTGAAATACCAGCTTGATTGTAAAGATAATTTTGAAAACTCATTTATATTTTGGCTCACTCGCTACGTCAAATTTAAACTTAGCTCACTTTCGAATAAAGAGCTTAGGGATCCAAAGACACTTGAAAGTGTAAATTACGCTCTAAGCCGCGAGGTAAAAAACATTGATCAGCTTGATGGCTTGGTAAAAAGCGCGAGAAACGCAGGGCTTACCGGCATAAATACCTACTTTAATCCACTTAAAAAAATATATGAAACGATGAAATTTTACGAGCTTAGCAGCCTAAAGCAGATCGATGAAGAGCTACTAAGCGAAATACTAGCTAGCACGACTGGCGGACTAAGCGATGCTAGTAAGAAAAATTACCGCATCTCAGTAATAAATTTCTTTGCGTTTTTAGACAAACAAAACGAAGAGGATGGCAAGGCCCATGTTTTTGATATAAATTTAAAAAACTGGGGCGGAGTGAGTGGCAACAAAGGGCAAAAGTTACCTGAGTTTATGGGTGAAGATGAGGTCAAAAAATTTCTAGATGCGATCGAAGAAAGTGACTTTAAGCAAAACTCAAATCGCAATAAGCTCATAATAAAAACGATAATTTTTACTGGCATTCGTGTGAGCGAGGCTCTAAATTTAAAGCGAAAAGACATCACTGAAGATGGCGATCTTTTTATTATTAGGATCCGAGGCAAAGGCAATAAATACCGCATTGTTATGATAAAACGTCACCTAATAGAAGCTCATCTAAACGCGATCGCAATAAATTATATCAACAAAGAAGGCTATCTTTTCATCAATAAAAAAGGCACCAGGCTTACGCAGGCTTATGTTAGCCGCATAGTTGAGCAAATTTTATTTAAAGCTGGCATCAGAAAAGAGAAAAATGGTGCTCACATGCTGCGCCACACCTTTGCAACGATGCTTTACAAAAAGCAAAAGGACCTTGTTTTAGTGCAAGAAGCTCTAGGGCATGCAAGCTTAAATACCTCAAGAATTTACACCCACTTTGATAGCGACAAGCTAAAACTTGCTGCAAAAGTGGCTGAGGATCTAGCAAACTAG
- the recA gene encoding recombinase RecA, producing the protein MAKEKDSDKKIAIPESEADKKKALELALKQIDKAFGKGTLLRLGDKEVEAIESIPTGSLGLDLALGIGGVPKGRIIEIYGPESSGKTTLTLHIIAEAQKAGGICAFVDAEHALDVKYASNLGVNTDNLYVSQPDFGEQALEIVETLARSGAIDLIVVDSVAALTPKSEIDGDMGDQHVGLQARLMSQALRKLTGILSKMKTTVIFINQIRMKIGMMGYGTPETTTGGNALKFYSSVRIDVRKIATLKQNDEPIGNRTKAKVVKNKVAPPFKVAEFDIMFGEGVSKEGEIIDYGVKLDIIDKSGAWFSYKAEKLGQGRENAKAYLKEHPEISDEIVAAIKGSMGIDHLISSGTKDEDDDTNEAGDE; encoded by the coding sequence ATGGCAAAAGAAAAAGATAGTGACAAAAAGATAGCTATCCCAGAGAGCGAAGCGGACAAGAAAAAGGCGCTTGAGCTTGCGCTAAAGCAGATCGATAAAGCTTTTGGCAAAGGCACGCTTTTAAGACTTGGCGACAAAGAGGTTGAGGCTATCGAGTCGATACCGACTGGCTCGCTAGGGCTTGATCTGGCTCTTGGCATAGGCGGCGTCCCAAAAGGTAGGATCATCGAGATCTACGGACCAGAGAGCTCTGGTAAGACCACGCTCACACTTCACATCATCGCTGAAGCGCAAAAAGCTGGTGGAATTTGTGCATTTGTTGATGCAGAGCACGCACTAGATGTAAAATACGCTTCAAATTTAGGCGTAAATACCGACAACCTTTATGTCTCTCAACCAGACTTTGGCGAGCAGGCACTTGAGATCGTTGAGACGCTTGCAAGAAGTGGCGCGATCGATCTTATCGTGGTTGATAGCGTCGCTGCTCTTACTCCAAAGAGCGAGATAGATGGTGACATGGGCGATCAGCACGTTGGTTTGCAGGCAAGACTAATGAGTCAGGCACTTAGAAAGCTAACTGGAATTTTAAGCAAGATGAAGACAACTGTTATCTTCATCAACCAAATTCGTATGAAGATCGGTATGATGGGATATGGCACACCAGAGACCACAACTGGCGGTAATGCGCTTAAATTTTACTCATCTGTAAGAATCGATGTTAGAAAAATAGCCACACTTAAACAAAATGACGAGCCTATCGGCAACCGCACAAAAGCAAAAGTGGTTAAAAACAAGGTCGCGCCTCCATTTAAAGTGGCTGAATTTGACATCATGTTTGGCGAGGGTGTGAGCAAAGAGGGCGAGATCATCGACTATGGCGTAAAGCTCGACATTATCGACAAATCAGGCGCGTGGTTTAGCTACAAGGCCGAAAAACTAGGTCAAGGTAGAGAAAACGCCAAAGCCTATCTAAAAGAGCACCCAGAAATTTCTGATGAGATAGTAGCGGCGATCAAAGGCTCAATGGGGATCGATCACCTAATAAGCAGCGGCACAAAAGACGAAGACGACGACACAAACGAAGCAGGAGATGAATAA